The following coding sequences are from one Triticum aestivum cultivar Chinese Spring chromosome 5A, IWGSC CS RefSeq v2.1, whole genome shotgun sequence window:
- the LOC123105765 gene encoding heavy metal-associated isoprenylated plant protein 39, with amino-acid sequence MSAKKIVVKLELHDNKDKQKAMKAVSVLVGIDAISMDLASRKMTVIGTVDPVDVVSKLRKGWAAYIESVGPAKEPEKKEEKKEEAKKEGGDGAKKEGGDGGDAKKEGDGKKDGDGKKDGDGKKEEGDGKKDGDGKKDGDKKEEGDGKKDDQKKPAAVAPLPYPHHMPLPHHMPPPYMFNADYMMNQYRPAPPAYPPPYVPPQHYYVRNMSMEENPNSCVIC; translated from the exons AGGCCATGAAGGCCGTCTCCGTGCTCGTCG GCATCGACGCCATATCCATGGACCTGGCGTCGCGCAAGATGACGGTGATCGGCACGGTGGACCCGGTGGACGTGGTGAGCAAGCTGCGCAAGGGCTGGGCGGCCTACATCGAGTCCGTCGGCCCGGCCAAGGAGCCcgagaagaaagaggagaagaaggaggaggccaAGAAGGAAGGCGGCGACGGGGCCAAGAAggaaggcggcgacggcggcgacgccaAGAAGGAAGGCGACGGCAAGAAGGACGGCGACGGGAAGAAGGACGGCGATGGCAAGAAGGAGGAGGGCGACGGCAAGAAGGACGGCGACGGGAAGAAGGACGGCGACAAGAAGGAGGAGGGCGACGGCAAGAAGGACGACCAGAAGAAGCCCGCCGCCGTGGCCCCGCTGCCGTACCCGCACCACATGCCGCTGCCGCACCACATGCCGCCGCCCTACATGTTCAACGCCGACTACATGATGAACCAGTACCGGCCGGCGCCGCCGGCCTACCCGCCGCCGTACGTGCCGCCGCAGCACTACTACGTGCGGAACATGAGCATGGAGGAGAACCCAAACTCGTGCGTCATCTGCTAA